One genomic window of Dunckerocampus dactyliophorus isolate RoL2022-P2 chromosome 7, RoL_Ddac_1.1, whole genome shotgun sequence includes the following:
- the irx2a gene encoding iroquois-class homeodomain protein IRX-2a produces the protein MSYPQGYLYQPPGSLALYSCPAYGASALAAPRNEDLARSSSGSAFSPYPGSAAFSASAGASFSSPLSYSTDPATGFPSYMSSPYDAHTAGMAGALSYHPYGSPGYPYQLNDPAYRKNATRDATATLKAWLQEHRKNPYPTKGEKIMLAIITKMTLTQVSTWFANARRRLKKENKMTWAPRNKSEDEDEEDGDADRKDVERSEKNLDNSEASAEDEGISLHVDSLTDHSCSAESDVEKVLCRGGDLGSDHAGDKCDEDVEEQNHAPRFQLSPKPITSSPLMGVEAPVFAHQHHHLHHLQQLQREDLARSLGISSSINTNKSCLDSRPSTGVSQNPKPKLWSLAEIATSDPKQQLGQPNCPSSSSSSGGLLTPPTSSAASPSATSPSLYPTPSLIGRPIYYTSPFYSNYTNYGNFSPLQGQSILRYSNSSGVSLAAAAAAAAAAAAAAANEGLVPHHAPEVGTQPKQQHRADSPLMKMNANQTGAGEQQHFRPVHLEAKKGT, from the exons ATGTCCTATCCTCAGGGTTATCTCTATCAGCCGCCGGGCTCGCTGGCTCTTTATTCGTGTCCGGCTTATGGGGCCTCTGCTCTAGCCGCCCCTCGGAATGAAGATTTGGCGAGGTCGTCCTCCGGCTCCGCCTTCAGCCCGTATCCTGGATCGGCTGCTTTCTCCGCCTCGGCCGGTGCAAGCTTCTCCAGCCCGCTGTCATACTCCACGGACCCCGCCACGGGATTCCCATCATACATG AGCTCTCCATATGACGCTCACACGGCGGGCATGGCCGGGGCCTTGAGTTATCATCCATACGGGAGCCCAGGGTATCCGTACCAGCTCAACGACCCTGCTTACCGCAAGAACGCCACTAGGGACGCCACGGCCACCCTGAAGGCCTGGCTGCAGGAGCACAGGAAGAATCCTTACCCGACGAAAGGGGAGAAGATCATGCTGGCCATCATCACCAAAATGACCCTAACTCAGGTCTCCACCTGGTTTGCCAACGCCAGGAGGAGGCTGAAGAAGGAGAACAAGATGACATGGGCTCCCAGGAATAAGAGTGAGGACGAAGATGAGGAGGATGGGGATGCAGACAGGAAGGATGTGGAGCGATCAGAGAAGAACCTGGACAACAGCGAGGCTTCGGCGGAGGATGAAG GTATCAGTTTGCACGTCGACAGTCTAACGGACCACTCATGTTCTGCAGAGTCAGACGTGGAGAAGGTGCTTTGTCGGGGGGGAGATTTGGGTTCAGATCACGCCGGGGACAAGTGTGACGAGGACGTGGAGGAGCAGAACCACGCCCCCCGCTTCCAGCTCTCTCCTAAACCCATAACGTCGTCACCTCTGATGGGGGTTGAAGCGCCAGTTTTCGCCCACCAGCACCATCACCTTCATCATCTCCAACAGCTTCAACGCGAGGATTTAGCTCGGAGCCTCGGCATTAGCAGCAGCATTAATACCAACAAGTCTTGCCTTGATAGTAGGCCGTCTACTGGGGTGTCTCAGAACCCGAAACCCAAACTGTGGTCACTGGCGGAGATTGCTACCTCAGACCCAAAGCAGCAACTGGGCCAACCCAACTgcccctcctcttcttcctccagcGGGGGCCTCCTAACCCCCCCGACGTCCTCTGCAGCCTCTCCGTCTGCCACCTCGCCCTCCCTCTACCCGACCCCCTCCCTCATCGGAAGGCCTATTTATTACACGTCCCCTTTTTATAGCAATTACACAAACTATGGCAACTTCAGCCCCCTGCAGGGCCAAAGCATATTGCGCTACTCCAACTCCTCCGGGGTGAGCCTGGCTGCAGCAgcagccgccgccgccgccgctgctgccGCGGCAGCCAACGAGGGTCTCGTCCCTCATCATGCTCCGGAGGTCGGCACGCAGCCCAAACAACAACACAGGGCCGACTCCCCTCTGATGAAAATGAACGCAAACCAGACTGGTGCTGGGGAGCAGCAGCATTTCAGACCAGTACATTTAGAAGCAAAGAAGGGCACGTAG